The following proteins are encoded in a genomic region of Grus americana isolate bGruAme1 chromosome 35, bGruAme1.mat, whole genome shotgun sequence:
- the LOC129198756 gene encoding cytochrome c oxidase subunit 8B, mitochondrial has product MRIAASAAAMSLAVRLARSLLRSPARPGPAQRGLISGPPQEPLGPGESVVGFIAMFAVCLGPAAWVLAHLEDYKKGE; this is encoded by the exons ATGCGCATCGCCGCTTCCGCCGCCGCCATGTCGCTCGCTGTCCGCCTGGCCCGCTCCCTCCTGCGTTCCCCGGcccggcctggcccggcccAACGCGGCCTCATCTCGGGGCCGCCACAGGAGCCGCTGGGGCCCGGG GAAAGCGTCGTGGGTTTCATCGCCATGTTCGCCGTCTGCTTGGGCCCCGCCGCCTGGGTGCTCGCCCACCTCGAGGACTATAAGAAAGGGGAGTGA